A window from Pyrococcus kukulkanii encodes these proteins:
- a CDS encoding uL15m family ribosomal protein, with translation MIRRRKKVRKLRGSHTHGWGCKKKHRGGGSKGGRGMAGTGKRNKSKWTWTIKYAPDHLGKRGFSRPPEVQREVRIVNLKFIDEHLDELMQMGIAYEEEGKIVVDTTQFADKVLGTGKLTRPLIIKAKAFSPKAEEKIKAAGGEAVLV, from the coding sequence ATGATTAGGAGGAGGAAGAAGGTTAGGAAGCTGAGGGGCAGTCACACTCACGGATGGGGATGCAAGAAGAAGCACAGGGGCGGTGGAAGCAAGGGTGGTAGAGGAATGGCCGGTACTGGTAAGAGGAACAAGAGCAAGTGGACCTGGACGATCAAGTACGCTCCAGATCACCTGGGGAAGAGGGGCTTTTCAAGACCTCCCGAAGTTCAGAGGGAAGTTAGGATTGTGAACCTTAAGTTCATCGATGAGCACCTGGATGAGCTAATGCAGATGGGCATAGCTTACGAGGAAGAAGGTAAAATAGTCGTCGATACCACCCAGTTTGCTGACAAAGTGCTGGGTACTGGTAAGCTCACCAGACCTCTCATTATAAAGGCAAAGGCCTTCTCCCCCAAGGCCGAGGAGAAAATTAAGGCTGCAGGGGGAGAGGCCGTTCTCGTTTAA
- a CDS encoding 50S ribosomal protein L30 has product MAKLAVIRIRGRVNVKRPVRDTLAMLRLHRVNHCVIVDDTPSYLGMLQKAKDYITWGEINAETLAKLIKKRGRLIGNKPVTDEYVKEKLGMTIEEFAQKVVNGEMSLKDLPNLKPVFRLHPPRGGFRGSKKRSFKEGGALGYRGEKINDLIERML; this is encoded by the coding sequence ATGGCAAAGCTTGCAGTAATAAGGATCAGGGGTAGGGTTAACGTTAAGAGGCCAGTTAGAGATACTCTCGCAATGCTTCGCCTCCACAGGGTTAACCACTGTGTCATCGTCGATGACACGCCAAGCTACCTTGGCATGCTCCAGAAGGCTAAGGACTACATAACGTGGGGCGAGATAAATGCTGAAACTCTTGCAAAGCTGATCAAGAAGAGGGGCAGACTAATTGGGAACAAGCCAGTAACGGATGAATACGTCAAGGAGAAGCTTGGCATGACAATAGAGGAGTTCGCACAGAAGGTAGTTAACGGTGAGATGAGCCTTAAGGATCTTCCCAACCTTAAGCCCGTCTTCAGGCTTCACCCACCAAGGGGAGGCTTCAGGGGGAGCAAGAAGCGCTCCTTTAAGGAAGGAGGAGCTCTTGGCTACAGGGGCGAGAAGATAAACGACCTCATTGAGAGGATGCTCTGA
- the rpsE gene encoding 30S ribosomal protein S5: MSQEWKEYAKRVLDEWEPKTKLGMLVKEGQITDIHEIFRKGYQIKEPEIIDVLLPEVNARENQEILDIALTVRMTDSGRRVRFRVLAAVGNRDGYVGLGIGHGREVGIAIRKAINYAKLNIIEIKRGCGSWECRCRRPHSVPFTVEGKEGSVRVKLIPGPRGLGLVIGDVGKKILRLAGIQDVWSQTLGETRTTVNFAKAVFNALYNTNRVVITPEMIERYGIVVGRAMPASFTLE; encoded by the coding sequence ATGAGCCAAGAGTGGAAGGAGTACGCCAAGAGGGTTTTGGATGAGTGGGAGCCAAAGACTAAGCTTGGAATGCTCGTTAAAGAGGGTCAGATAACTGACATTCACGAGATATTCAGGAAGGGTTACCAAATAAAGGAGCCGGAGATAATTGATGTGCTACTTCCAGAAGTAAACGCAAGGGAGAACCAGGAGATCCTTGACATAGCTCTAACGGTTAGGATGACGGACAGCGGTAGGAGGGTCAGGTTCAGGGTTCTTGCTGCGGTAGGAAACAGGGACGGTTATGTTGGCCTTGGAATTGGCCACGGTAGGGAAGTTGGAATTGCAATAAGGAAGGCTATAAACTACGCTAAGCTCAACATAATTGAGATTAAGAGGGGCTGTGGCTCTTGGGAGTGCAGGTGTAGGAGGCCTCACTCAGTGCCATTCACCGTCGAGGGTAAAGAAGGTAGCGTTAGGGTCAAGCTTATCCCAGGACCAAGAGGTCTCGGTCTCGTTATAGGTGACGTCGGTAAGAAGATACTGAGGCTCGCGGGCATTCAGGACGTGTGGTCTCAGACCCTTGGTGAGACTAGAACAACAGTTAACTTCGCCAAGGCTGTATTCAATGCCCTTTACAACACGAACAGGGTCGTCATAACTCCCGAAATGATAGAGAGGTACGGAATAGTCGTTGGAAGGGCAATGCCCGCAAGCTTTACCTTGGAGTGA
- a CDS encoding 50S ribosomal protein L18: MAHGPRYRVPFRRRREGKTNYRKRLKLLKSGKPRLVVRKSLNHHIAQIIVYDPKGDRTLVSAHTRELIRDFGWKGHCGNTPSAYLLGLLIGYKAKKAGIEEAILDIGLHPPVRGSSVFAVLKGAVDAGLNVPHSPEIFPEDYRIRGEHIANYAKMLKEQDEERFRRQFGGYLEKGLDPEKLPEHFEEVKARIIEKFEGEGARE, encoded by the coding sequence ATGGCTCACGGTCCTAGGTATAGGGTCCCATTCAGGAGGAGGAGAGAGGGGAAGACGAACTATAGGAAGAGGCTCAAGCTACTTAAATCTGGAAAGCCAAGGCTCGTCGTTAGGAAGAGTCTCAACCATCACATAGCCCAGATAATAGTTTACGACCCCAAGGGAGACAGAACATTGGTTTCAGCTCACACCAGGGAACTAATAAGGGACTTCGGCTGGAAGGGTCACTGTGGTAACACTCCCTCAGCCTACCTTTTGGGCCTGCTTATAGGTTACAAAGCAAAGAAGGCCGGAATTGAAGAAGCAATACTTGACATAGGTCTCCACCCACCCGTCAGGGGAAGCTCAGTATTCGCCGTGCTTAAGGGGGCTGTTGATGCAGGTTTGAACGTTCCTCACAGCCCAGAGATATTTCCTGAGGATTACAGGATAAGGGGAGAGCACATAGCTAACTATGCTAAGATGCTCAAGGAGCAGGATGAGGAAAGGTTTAGGAGGCAATTTGGCGGTTACCTTGAGAAGGGTTTGGATCCTGAGAAGCTCCCCGAACACTTTGAAGAGGTAAAGGCGAGAATTATTGAGAAGTTTGAAGGTGAGGGGGCGAGAGAATGA
- a CDS encoding 50S ribosomal protein L19e produces MNTLKMQRRIAAELLKCGENRIWIDPERVDDVASAITREDIRRLIKEGVIKKKPVKGQSRYRARIRHEQKKKGRHRGPGSRKGKKTARMGKKELWIKTIRALRKELRKLKEQKKIDRKTYRMLYIRAKGGQFKSKHQLYLFLEEHGLLKK; encoded by the coding sequence ATGAACACCCTCAAGATGCAGAGGAGAATTGCGGCTGAGCTGTTGAAATGTGGCGAGAACAGGATATGGATTGACCCCGAGAGAGTTGATGATGTTGCCTCGGCTATAACTAGGGAGGACATAAGGAGGCTCATTAAGGAGGGCGTGATTAAGAAGAAGCCCGTTAAGGGTCAGAGCAGGTACAGGGCAAGGATAAGGCACGAGCAGAAGAAGAAAGGAAGGCACAGGGGTCCAGGAAGCAGGAAGGGTAAGAAGACCGCAAGGATGGGCAAAAAGGAGCTCTGGATCAAGACTATAAGGGCCCTCAGAAAGGAACTCAGGAAGCTTAAGGAGCAGAAGAAGATAGACAGGAAGACCTACAGGATGCTCTACATAAGAGCTAAGGGTGGACAGTTCAAGAGCAAGCACCAGTTGTATCTCTTCCTTGAGGAGCACGGTCTTTTGAAGAAGTGA
- a CDS encoding 50S ribosomal protein L32e yields MDEKEFKRLLRVRARLKRKKPKFLRQEWWRYPKFKNDPKWRRPKGIDSKMRLKLKGKPRSPSIGWSSPRLVRGLHPSGYEEVLVHNVKELEKLDPKRQAARIAHTVGRKKRIEILKRAEELGIKVLNPRL; encoded by the coding sequence ATGGACGAGAAGGAGTTTAAGAGGCTCCTCCGTGTGAGGGCGAGGCTCAAGAGGAAGAAGCCCAAGTTCCTCAGGCAGGAGTGGTGGAGGTATCCCAAGTTCAAGAATGATCCCAAGTGGAGGAGGCCTAAGGGTATAGATAGCAAGATGAGGCTCAAGCTCAAGGGCAAGCCAAGATCACCAAGCATTGGATGGAGCTCTCCAAGGCTAGTTAGGGGACTGCACCCAAGTGGCTACGAGGAAGTCCTTGTTCACAATGTTAAGGAGCTCGAAAAGCTTGATCCAAAGAGGCAAGCTGCAAGGATAGCTCACACCGTTGGAAGGAAGAAGAGGATTGAGATCCTTAAGAGGGCCGAGGAACTCGGAATTAAGGTGCTAAATCCAAGATTGTGA
- a CDS encoding 50S ribosomal protein L6, giving the protein MPVDAWVREEIEIPEGVEVTVQDNVVKVKGPKGELERRFFWPGVQIFTEDGKVVIYKDFPRRKDIAIVRTFKAHINNMIKGVTEGFTYKLKVVYSHFPITVKVQGDEVIIENFLGEKAPRKAKILPGVTVKVKGQEIIVEGIDKEAVGQTAANIEQATRITKWDRRVFQDGIYIVEKAGKPITF; this is encoded by the coding sequence ATGCCAGTCGATGCGTGGGTTAGGGAAGAGATTGAAATACCAGAGGGTGTTGAGGTCACGGTTCAAGATAACGTTGTAAAGGTTAAAGGACCCAAGGGAGAACTTGAGAGGAGGTTCTTCTGGCCAGGGGTGCAGATATTCACCGAGGACGGTAAGGTGGTAATCTACAAGGACTTCCCAAGGAGAAAGGACATAGCTATAGTAAGGACGTTCAAGGCCCACATAAACAATATGATCAAGGGTGTCACCGAGGGTTTCACGTACAAGCTTAAGGTAGTTTACAGCCACTTCCCGATTACCGTCAAGGTTCAGGGTGACGAAGTTATAATCGAGAACTTCCTCGGTGAAAAGGCCCCCAGGAAGGCTAAGATACTTCCTGGTGTTACTGTCAAGGTTAAGGGTCAGGAGATCATCGTTGAAGGTATTGACAAAGAAGCAGTTGGTCAGACCGCGGCAAACATTGAACAGGCGACTAGAATTACCAAGTGGGATAGGAGAGTATTCCAGGACGGTATATACATCGTTGAGAAGGCTGGAAAGCCCATAACATTCTGA
- a CDS encoding 30S ribosomal protein S8, with product MTLLDPLANALSHITNSERVGKREVYIKPASKLIGEVLRVMQKYGYIGEFEFIDDGRAGVYRVQLLGRINKAGAIKPRFPVKVSEFEKWEKRFLPAFEFGILIVSTSQGVMSHKEAIEKGIGGRLIAYVY from the coding sequence ATGACGCTACTTGACCCCTTAGCAAACGCTCTCTCCCACATAACCAACAGCGAGAGGGTCGGAAAGAGGGAGGTCTACATAAAGCCGGCCTCAAAGCTCATCGGTGAGGTACTTAGGGTCATGCAGAAGTACGGTTACATCGGCGAGTTCGAGTTCATCGACGATGGAAGGGCTGGAGTTTACAGGGTTCAGCTCCTTGGCAGGATAAACAAGGCTGGTGCAATAAAGCCAAGGTTCCCGGTGAAAGTTTCAGAGTTCGAGAAGTGGGAGAAGAGATTCCTCCCGGCATTCGAGTTTGGAATACTAATCGTCTCTACATCCCAGGGAGTTATGAGTCATAAGGAGGCTATAGAGAAGGGAATTGGCGGGAGATTGATAGCTTACGTCTACTGA
- a CDS encoding 30S ribosomal protein S14 — protein sequence MAKADYNKRKPRKFGKGARRCIRCGQYGPIIRIHGLMLCRHCFREVAPKLGFRKYE from the coding sequence ATGGCGAAGGCTGACTATAATAAGAGGAAGCCGAGGAAATTTGGAAAGGGAGCGAGAAGATGTATTAGGTGCGGTCAATATGGGCCGATAATTAGGATTCATGGCCTAATGCTCTGCAGGCACTGCTTTAGAGAGGTAGCTCCAAAGCTTGGCTTCAGGAAGTATGAGTGA
- a CDS encoding 50S ribosomal protein L5, whose protein sequence is MAITIPNREEILADWEAHPMRRPRIAKVTINIGVGESGERLTKAEKMLEQLVGQKPIRRKAKKTNRDFGIRRGEPIAVKVTLRGPKAYEMLKRLLAAVDNKLKASSFDEHGNVCFGIEEHINIPGVEYDPEIGIFGMDVCVTLERPGFRVARRKRKRAKIPTRHKLTKEEGMVYMMEEFGVEIVEG, encoded by the coding sequence ATGGCAATCACTATTCCAAACAGGGAAGAGATACTTGCCGACTGGGAAGCTCACCCAATGAGGAGGCCAAGGATCGCGAAGGTCACAATTAACATAGGCGTTGGAGAGAGCGGTGAAAGGCTTACAAAGGCCGAAAAAATGCTCGAGCAACTGGTTGGTCAGAAGCCAATAAGGAGGAAGGCCAAGAAGACTAACAGGGACTTCGGAATTAGAAGGGGAGAACCGATAGCCGTTAAAGTAACCCTGAGGGGACCAAAGGCCTATGAGATGCTTAAGAGGCTTCTTGCGGCCGTTGACAACAAGCTTAAAGCTTCAAGCTTTGATGAGCACGGCAACGTCTGCTTTGGTATTGAGGAGCACATCAACATCCCTGGGGTTGAATACGATCCAGAGATCGGTATCTTTGGTATGGATGTTTGTGTAACCCTTGAGAGGCCCGGATTTAGGGTTGCAAGGAGGAAGAGAAAGAGGGCCAAGATACCCACAAGGCACAAGCTTACTAAGGAAGAGGGTATGGTTTACATGATGGAAGAGTTCGGAGTTGAGATTGTGGAGGGATGA
- a CDS encoding 30S ribosomal protein S4e — protein sequence MARKGPKRHLKRLAAPPSWYIERKAYKWAVRPRPGPHNMRTSIPLLYIVRDYLGYAKTAREARKILNEGKFLVDGRVRKDYKFPVGIMDVISIPETGEHYRVLPNRIGKLILHPISEEEANIKPLRIRNKRMVKGAKVQLNFHDGTNHLIPLSEKDNYFTSYTVLMKVPEREIVEVLPFEKGAYVFVTQGKNVARKGRIVDIKRFPMGWPDVVTIEDEEGELFDTLKEYAFVVGRDKPKISLP from the coding sequence ATGGCGAGAAAAGGACCGAAGAGGCACCTTAAGAGGCTTGCTGCTCCTCCATCATGGTATATAGAGAGGAAGGCCTACAAGTGGGCAGTTAGGCCAAGGCCAGGACCACACAATATGAGAACTTCGATTCCCCTGTTGTACATAGTTAGAGACTACCTTGGCTATGCCAAGACAGCTCGTGAGGCTAGAAAGATCCTCAACGAGGGCAAGTTCCTCGTTGATGGCAGGGTCAGGAAGGACTACAAGTTCCCCGTTGGGATCATGGATGTGATCTCAATCCCAGAGACCGGTGAGCACTACAGGGTTCTTCCAAACAGGATTGGAAAGCTAATTCTCCACCCAATAAGTGAGGAAGAGGCGAACATTAAGCCACTGAGGATTAGGAACAAGAGGATGGTCAAGGGGGCTAAGGTACAGCTGAACTTCCACGACGGAACAAACCACTTAATTCCACTTAGCGAGAAGGACAATTACTTCACATCATACACTGTTCTCATGAAGGTTCCGGAGAGGGAAATCGTTGAAGTCCTTCCATTCGAAAAGGGTGCCTATGTCTTCGTTACCCAGGGTAAGAACGTTGCAAGGAAGGGTAGGATAGTTGATATAAAGAGGTTCCCAATGGGTTGGCCAGACGTAGTCACGATTGAAGATGAAGAGGGAGAGCTCTTCGACACCCTGAAGGAGTATGCATTCGTCGTTGGCAGGGACAAGCCGAAGATCTCCCTTCCGTGA
- the rplX gene encoding 50S ribosomal protein L24, whose amino-acid sequence MRLNSKQPRKQRKFLYNAPLHLRQKMMSAPLSRELREKYKIRNLPVRVGDKVRIMRGDFKGHEGKVVEVDLKRYRIYVEGATLRKTNGTEVFYPIHPSNVMIIELNLDDEKRKKIIERRAG is encoded by the coding sequence ATGAGGTTAAATTCAAAGCAACCCAGGAAGCAGAGAAAGTTCCTGTATAACGCTCCTCTCCACCTTAGGCAGAAGATGATGTCAGCTCCCCTTAGCAGGGAGCTGAGGGAGAAGTACAAGATTAGGAACCTTCCAGTTAGGGTGGGCGACAAAGTCAGGATAATGAGAGGAGACTTCAAGGGGCACGAGGGGAAAGTTGTCGAGGTTGACCTAAAGAGGTACAGGATTTACGTTGAGGGTGCAACCTTAAGGAAGACCAACGGTACCGAGGTATTCTACCCAATTCACCCCTCGAACGTTATGATTATCGAGCTCAACCTTGACGATGAGAAGAGGAAGAAAATAATTGAGAGGAGGGCTGGATAA
- a CDS encoding 50S ribosomal protein L14, with amino-acid sequence MAKKGAGATRGVSPVRPTRALPIGAYLTVADNSGAKVIQIIGVVEYHGTRRRLASAGVGDMVVATVKKGRPDMRHQVVRAVIIRQRKEYRRLDGMRVKFEDNAAVIVTPEGVPRGTEIRGPVAREAAERWVRIGSIASIIV; translated from the coding sequence ATGGCAAAGAAGGGTGCTGGTGCAACTAGGGGTGTCAGTCCGGTAAGGCCAACTAGGGCCCTTCCAATTGGCGCTTACCTTACAGTCGCCGACAACAGTGGTGCTAAGGTTATCCAGATAATCGGTGTCGTTGAGTACCACGGAACTAGGAGAAGGCTTGCTTCAGCTGGAGTCGGCGACATGGTCGTTGCAACGGTGAAGAAGGGAAGGCCCGACATGAGGCACCAGGTAGTTAGGGCTGTAATAATCAGACAAAGAAAGGAGTACAGGAGACTCGATGGCATGAGGGTTAAGTTCGAGGACAACGCCGCAGTAATTGTAACTCCTGAGGGAGTTCCAAGGGGAACCGAGATTAGAGGTCCAGTCGCTAGGGAAGCCGCTGAGAGATGGGTTAGGATTGGTAGCATTGCGAGTATAATCGTGTGA
- a CDS encoding 30S ribosomal protein S17, producing MMRDIGLRVQPPAEKCDDPKCPWHGHLKIHGRVFEGIVVSDKPRKTVTVERQYYHYLKKYERYELRRSRIHAHNPPCINAKVGDRVLIAETRPLSKTKHFVVVAVLERAEERR from the coding sequence ATGATGAGAGATATAGGCTTGAGGGTTCAACCTCCCGCTGAGAAGTGTGACGATCCCAAGTGCCCCTGGCACGGGCACCTCAAGATTCACGGTAGGGTATTCGAGGGCATCGTGGTTAGCGACAAGCCGAGGAAAACAGTCACCGTTGAGAGACAGTACTACCACTACCTGAAGAAGTACGAGAGATATGAGCTGAGGAGGAGCAGGATTCACGCTCATAACCCACCGTGCATCAACGCAAAGGTTGGGGACAGAGTATTGATTGCTGAGACGAGGCCCTTAAGCAAGACGAAGCACTTCGTTGTCGTAGCAGTGTTAGAGAGGGCGGAGGAGAGGAGGTGA
- the rnp1 gene encoding ribonuclease P protein component 1, with translation MRRNGKERKDRTSGRSQGPYQEIIGRTWIFRGSHRGRVNRKNIIWHELIGLKVRVVGSTHPGFVGIEGYVVDETRNTLVIVGEKVWRVPKDVCIFEFETEDGTKIKIPGERLVGRPEMRLKKRWRK, from the coding sequence ATGCGGAGGAACGGCAAAGAACGGAAGGATAGAACTTCAGGGAGATCACAGGGACCGTATCAAGAAATTATTGGCAGAACTTGGATTTTCCGAGGATCTCATAGAGGTCGAGTAAACAGAAAGAACATCATCTGGCATGAGCTCATAGGCCTCAAGGTTAGGGTAGTGGGCTCTACGCATCCTGGGTTCGTAGGAATTGAGGGTTACGTCGTCGATGAGACGAGAAACACCCTCGTGATAGTGGGGGAGAAGGTTTGGAGAGTTCCCAAGGACGTTTGCATATTTGAATTTGAGACCGAGGATGGGACAAAAATTAAAATACCTGGGGAAAGATTGGTGGGCAGACCTGAGATGAGATTGAAGAAGAGGTGGAGAAAATGA
- the yciH gene encoding stress response translation initiation inhibitor YciH — protein MVPRIVNPLDEMLFKEVLKEQQRIRVYTERARYGKIKTIIEGIDEKEFDLEEIAKKLKAKLACGGTAKNGRIELQGDHRDRIKKLLAELGFSEDLIEVE, from the coding sequence TTGGTGCCGAGGATAGTAAACCCACTGGATGAGATGCTCTTTAAGGAAGTCCTTAAGGAGCAACAGAGAATCCGAGTGTACACTGAGAGGGCAAGGTACGGAAAGATCAAGACTATTATAGAGGGCATAGATGAGAAGGAGTTCGACCTTGAGGAAATTGCAAAGAAGCTGAAGGCGAAGCTGGCATGCGGAGGAACGGCAAAGAACGGAAGGATAGAACTTCAGGGAGATCACAGGGACCGTATCAAGAAATTATTGGCAGAACTTGGATTTTCCGAGGATCTCATAGAGGTCGAGTAA
- the rpmC gene encoding 50S ribosomal protein L29, whose amino-acid sequence MKPSEIREMSIEEIDAKIRELRLQLAKERGMLTMGTSLENPMVIRNLRRDIARLLTIKREKLREMRKK is encoded by the coding sequence GTGAAGCCCAGTGAAATCAGGGAGATGAGTATAGAGGAAATAGATGCTAAAATTAGGGAGTTAAGGCTTCAGCTCGCTAAGGAGAGGGGAATGCTCACCATGGGTACCTCTCTTGAAAACCCGATGGTTATTAGGAATTTGAGAAGGGATATTGCCCGCCTCCTTACCATAAAGAGGGAGAAACTTAGGGAAATGCGCAAAAAGTGA
- a CDS encoding 30S ribosomal protein S3, with the protein MAIERYFIREAVKEMLIDEFLEKELRRAGYGGLDIKKTPLGTKVIIFAANPGYVIGRGGRRIRQLTRILETQFGLENPQIEVEEIKNPYLNAKVQAVRLAQALERGIHFRRAAYAAMRAIMNNGARGVEIRLSGKLTGERAKSVRFYQGYLAKVGNPAETLVSKGYAQALLKLGVIGVKVAIMPPNARLPDEIEILEKPVEEEVTESEAQ; encoded by the coding sequence ATGGCAATTGAGAGGTACTTCATCCGCGAGGCCGTTAAGGAAATGCTCATCGATGAATTCCTTGAGAAGGAACTAAGAAGGGCAGGTTACGGGGGACTTGATATAAAGAAGACCCCCCTTGGAACCAAGGTGATAATATTCGCTGCAAATCCAGGTTACGTCATTGGAAGGGGTGGAAGGAGAATAAGGCAACTCACTAGGATACTTGAGACCCAGTTTGGCCTCGAGAACCCACAGATTGAAGTCGAGGAAATCAAGAATCCCTACCTCAACGCTAAGGTTCAGGCGGTAAGGCTCGCTCAGGCACTTGAAAGAGGTATCCACTTCAGGAGGGCTGCCTACGCTGCAATGAGAGCGATAATGAACAATGGGGCTAGAGGAGTTGAGATAAGACTCAGCGGAAAGCTCACCGGCGAGAGAGCTAAGAGCGTTAGGTTCTACCAGGGCTACCTCGCAAAGGTTGGAAATCCAGCTGAAACTCTGGTTAGCAAAGGCTACGCTCAGGCATTGCTCAAGCTCGGTGTGATTGGCGTCAAGGTCGCAATAATGCCTCCAAATGCTAGGCTTCCGGACGAAATCGAGATCCTCGAGAAGCCTGTAGAGGAGGAGGTGACTGAGAGTGAAGCCCAGTGA
- the rplV gene encoding 50S ribosomal protein L22, with amino-acid sequence MAKRFGYSFQNYDPERMARASGRDLRISPKLAVEVCRELRGMMLNDALRYLDEVIALKRPVPLRRYNDSQGHKPGKGFGPGRYPVKVAKAIKKILLNAKNNAEQKGLDPDKLRIIHIAAHKGPVLRGWYPRAFGRATPFNEQTTHIEVVVEEIRR; translated from the coding sequence ATGGCAAAGCGCTTTGGCTACTCTTTCCAAAATTATGACCCCGAGAGAATGGCGAGGGCAAGCGGTAGAGACCTTAGGATATCACCAAAGCTTGCCGTTGAAGTCTGCAGGGAGCTCAGGGGAATGATGCTAAACGACGCCCTGAGGTACCTTGATGAGGTGATTGCCCTAAAGAGGCCCGTTCCGCTGAGGAGGTACAATGACAGCCAGGGTCACAAGCCAGGAAAGGGCTTCGGCCCAGGAAGGTATCCAGTTAAGGTCGCCAAGGCAATAAAGAAGATCCTCCTCAACGCAAAGAACAACGCAGAGCAGAAGGGTCTTGATCCTGACAAGCTGAGGATAATCCACATAGCAGCTCACAAGGGGCCCGTGCTCAGGGGATGGTATCCGAGGGCTTTTGGAAGGGCCACACCGTTTAACGAGCAGACGACCCACATAGAGGTTGTTGTTGAAGAGATTAGGAGGTGA
- the rpsS gene encoding 30S ribosomal protein S19 yields MARKEFRYRGYTLEQLLNMSLEELAKLLPARQRRSLKRGLTPEQKKLLRKIRLAKKGKYNKPIRTHCRDMIILPEMVGMTIYVHNGKEFVPVEIKPEMIGHYLGEFAPTRKRVQHGAPGIGATRSSMFVAVK; encoded by the coding sequence ATGGCGAGGAAGGAGTTTAGGTATCGCGGTTATACCCTCGAACAGTTGTTGAATATGTCCCTTGAGGAGTTAGCTAAGCTACTTCCCGCAAGGCAAAGGAGAAGCCTGAAGAGAGGTCTCACTCCAGAGCAGAAGAAGCTCCTCAGGAAGATAAGGCTCGCCAAGAAGGGTAAGTACAACAAGCCCATAAGGACGCACTGCAGGGACATGATAATCCTTCCAGAAATGGTTGGGATGACGATCTACGTCCACAACGGTAAGGAGTTCGTTCCAGTGGAGATCAAGCCAGAGATGATAGGGCATTACCTTGGAGAGTTCGCCCCAACGAGGAAGAGGGTACAGCACGGAGCACCCGGTATCGGTGCTACGAGGTCATCAATGTTCGTTGCTGTCAAGTGA
- a CDS encoding 50S ribosomal protein L2, which produces MGKSLIQQRRGKGSPTFKSPSHRFRGAVKYIPLNYTQEKTLRGVVEEIMHDPGRTAPVARVKFENGMEKLIIAPEGLLVGQEVYIGPEAPVAIGNTLPLSKIPEGTYIYNIEGVPGDGGKYVRAGGTYALVVSREKDKVIVQLPSGELKAFDPNCRATIGVVAGGGRLEKPLVKAGKAYYKYKARNKFWPTPRGVKMNAVNHPFGGKEHHPGKPTTTSRRAPPGRKVGHIAARRTGRRK; this is translated from the coding sequence ATGGGTAAGAGTCTAATCCAGCAAAGGAGAGGTAAAGGAAGTCCCACTTTCAAGTCACCTTCCCACAGGTTTAGGGGTGCCGTAAAGTATATCCCCCTGAACTACACCCAAGAGAAGACCCTTAGGGGAGTCGTTGAAGAGATAATGCACGACCCAGGTAGGACTGCACCCGTGGCAAGGGTTAAGTTCGAGAATGGAATGGAGAAGCTTATTATCGCTCCTGAGGGATTGCTCGTTGGGCAGGAGGTATACATAGGCCCAGAGGCCCCGGTTGCAATTGGCAACACTTTGCCGCTCTCAAAGATCCCTGAGGGAACCTACATTTACAATATTGAGGGCGTTCCTGGGGATGGCGGAAAGTACGTGAGGGCTGGAGGAACTTATGCTCTCGTGGTTTCAAGGGAAAAGGACAAGGTTATAGTTCAACTTCCAAGCGGTGAGCTCAAGGCGTTTGATCCAAACTGTAGGGCAACAATTGGTGTTGTTGCCGGGGGAGGTAGGCTGGAGAAGCCCCTGGTTAAGGCTGGCAAGGCCTACTACAAGTACAAGGCGAGGAATAAGTTCTGGCCGACACCAAGAGGTGTTAAGATGAACGCAGTCAACCACCCATTCGGTGGTAAGGAGCACCACCCAGGTAAGCCAACCACGACTTCAAGGAGGGCTCCTCCAGGAAGGAAGGTTGGTCATATCGCTGCGAGGAGAACTGGTAGGAGGAAGTGA